From Amia ocellicauda isolate fAmiCal2 chromosome 12, fAmiCal2.hap1, whole genome shotgun sequence, a single genomic window includes:
- the LOC136764431 gene encoding uncharacterized protein LOC136764431 isoform X1 produces MAEALGSLFEYRDPPTLDSDGEAAKPAPPPARGRGRKQRKGIPVKVPERLVTEDDEDSLSEHSYSGAQCVGVGGLFPEGAGGPEAALPPPEIPYYMPDSLGNDMCVPELLEGVSGSGVGLVLRGGGLFHPPNCRVGEVRCGGGRGRLCVLALRDISKGEEITVDYSQIQHWSTLGFHSGVSPAGFDCNSDLENEGKKQEDGRGGAPVSVSQYLPSWSLSPSSSTSHSTHSPPPAEQREGAGREEEEVEEREIVEEEEEVEERGKGRKRRRSLRKRQRKEESVTNNQHSNNHSAIRSTSTISGSSSLYPSSNTPPVLPAPPPPPLPPSSLSLWGSDSRRHRCLFCRRSYRKLGRHLERAHPYEQEVTRALAHRRGSRERAAILRELRVRGDCGSSAFPSSSSSSFPSSSTFSSSSSSFFPPPSSSSSSSFFSSSPFPSFASPSLQFRTDRERERLQSSHSFVQPLPTTSSSTSTHPSLPLSLSSSDFLPCSSCLALCPASELGQHQMNCPPVTAPWGKRRSLKSLEEEEGGRVEEEEEEEDDRERLRQRSTLVSVCPGGVGRRGKRGGGERGMEEEEEGQGEAVEEVEEAEAQGRERERDGAGGGETRGEEELFELREMGSPCSSSPSPPIQNPHQRPPAPPPPLSRPHLLPLLSDLSSLTRLLLSKQQAARAGLQQQQHLRQRHTNGGPAVPPSLAELWRSLCQSSLALLILFNRGREVEVSKLLVSAYQQRGPGREPASEGGGVAPERGTGRDTEVGEEGLSGFERAVLWDLPRAPVQGKRGKCLPLLFTPQMEQSLDLLIHTRAQVGVGDENPLVFARPFHSSSTPLRGGDVLRLLSRSSPARRPQNLTCLRLRPQIGLLSQLLWLSDGAGRGGGGGLVGSVLSSSPPSPSPPALLSRLQGYLDRECGVTHDLSALGHDPQLLGKLGRVLLSAERHGRLFRGLSLDHVCLELDVLSENSVDSFSEEDEEEEERERERERDMERAVGVAGVAGGEVGGGGAGGGCGRRKRTFSSKPQKQPPAPAVPPPSRRQKQRRPPQTTGAPSPSPRGNGKRNGQPKPGKRGVQKRPWSEEERRAVEGQLERNIRLLRVPAKAECEGVLQRCPLLASNQRDWRAVKFYVHNRIQLIKRRLTRGEGAGGGV; encoded by the exons ACGGGGCAGGAAACAGAGGAAGGGTATCCCAGTGAAGGTTCCAGAGAGACTAGTAACTGAGGACGACGAGGACAGCCTATCAGAGCACAGCTACTCTG GTGCTCAGTGTGTGGGAGTGGGTGGGCTGTTCCCTGAGGGGGCGGGGGGTCCGGAGGCTGCACTGCCCCCCCCAGAGATCCCCTACTACATGCCGGACAGCCTGGGGAACGACATgtg TGTGCCGGAGCTGCTGGAGGGGGTGTCAGGCTCGGGCGTGGGGCTGGTGCTGCGGGGGGGGGGCCTGTTCCACCCCCCCAACTGCCGTGTGGGCGAGGTGCGCTGTGGGGGGGGCCGGGGGCGGCTGTGTGTGCTGGCGCTCAGAGACATCTCCAAAGGCGAGGAGATCACTGTGGACTACAGCCAGATACAGCATTGGAGCACACTG GGGTTCCACAGTGGGGTGTCTCCAGCAGGCTTTGACTGCAACTCTGACCTAGAAAACGAAGGGaagaag CAGGAGGACGGGCGGGGAGGGGCCCCAGTCTCCGTGTCTCAGTACCTGCcctcctggtctctctctccgtcctcctccacctcccacTCCACCCACAGCCCCCCCCCTGCcgagcagagagagggagcggggcgagaggaagaggaagtagaagagagagaaatagttgaagaggaggaggaggtagaGGAACGAGGTaaagggaggaagaggaggaggagcctgCGGAAGAGACAGAGGAAGGAGGAAAGTGTCACtaacaaccaacacagcaacAACCACAGTGCAATTAGGAGCACCAGCACCATCTCCGGCTCCTCCTCTCTCTACCCCTCCTCCAATACCCCTCCTGTCCTCCCTGCCCCTccacctccccctctccctccctcatccctctctctctggggcTCTGACAGCAGGAGGCACCGGTGTCTATTCTGCAGGAGAAGCTACAGGAAGCTGGGGCGGCACCTGGAGCGAGCCCACCCCTACGAACAGGAAGTGACACGTGCGCTGGCTCATCGCAGGGGCTCCCGGGAGCGGGCAGCCATCTTGAGGGAGCTGAGGGTCAGAGGGGACTGTGGCTCCAGTGcttttccctcctcctcctcctcctctttcccctcctcctccactttctcctcttcctcctcctcttttttccccccaccatcttcctcttcctcctcctccttcttctcctcctctccctttccctcctttgcctctccctctctgcagttcaggacagatagagagagggagaggctgCAGAGTTCCCACTCTTTCGTCCAGCCACTACCCActacctcctcctccacctccactcatccctctcttcccctctccctgTCCTCTTCTGACTTCCTGCCCTGCAGCTCCTGCCTGGCTCTCTGCCCTGCCTCCGAGCTGGGGCAGCACCAGATGAACTGCCCCCCTGTAACTGCCCCCTGGGGCAAGAGACGCAGTTTGAAAAGcctggaggaggaagaaggaggaagggtggaggaggaggaggaggaggaggatgatagagagagactgagacagaGGTCTACTTTGGTTTCTGTGTGTCCTGGAGGAGTTGGAAGAAGAGGAAAaaggggaggaggagagagagggatggaggaagaagaggaggggcagggggaagcagTAGAGGAGGTGGAGGAAGCGGAGGCgcaaggaagggagagagagagagacggggcaggaggaggagagacgAGAGGTGAAGAGGAGCTGTTTGAGCTGCGAGAGATGGGCAG cccctgctcctcctccccctccccccccattCAAAACCCCCACCAACGCCCTCCcgcacccccccctcccctctcccgCCCTCATCTCTTGCCCCTCCTCTCCGatctctcctctctcacccGCCTCCTCCTCTCCAAGCAGCAGGCAGCCAGAGCTGggctacagcagcagcagcacctgCGCCAACGCCACACCAACGGTGGCCCGGCAGTGCCCCCCTCCCTGGCCGAGCTGTGGCGCTCCCTGTGCCAGTCCAGCCTGGCTCTCCTCATCCTGTTCAACCGCGGCCGCGAAGTCGAAGTGTCCAAGCTTCTTGTCTCCGCCTACCAGCAGCGCGGGCCCGGCCGGGAGCCGGCAAGCGAGGGGGGCGGGGTGGCcccagagagagggacagggagggaCACAGAGGTGGGGGAGGAGGGGCTGTCAGGGTTTGAGAGAGCTGTGCTGTGGGATCTGCCCCGTGCCCCCGTCCAGGGCAAGAGGGGGAAGTGCCTGCCCCTGCTTTTCACCCCCCAGATGGAGCAGAGTTTGGATCTGTTGATACACACCAGGGCACAg gtGGGGGTGGGTGATGAAAACCCGCTGGTCTTCGCTCGGCCGTTCCACAGCTCTTCCACGCCGCTTCGGGGGGGTGACGTGCTGCGCCTGCTGTCCCGGTCCAGCCCAGCCCGGCGCCCCCAGAACCTCACCTGCCTGCGGCTGCGGCCCCAGATCGGCCTGCTGTCCCAGCTGCTCTGGCTGAGCGATGGAGCAGGgagaggcggaggaggaggactgGTAGGGAGTGTCCTCTCCTcgtctcctccctctccctcccccccggCCCTACTGTCGCGCCTGCAGGGGTACCTGGATCGGGAGTGTGGTGTGACCCATGACCTCTCGGCTCTGGGGCATGACCCCCAGCTGCTGGGCAAACTGGGTCGGGTCCTGCTGTCCGCCGAGAGACATGGGCGTCTGTTCAGAGGGCTGAGCTTGGACCACGTTTGTCTGGAGCTGGATg TGCTTTCGGAGAACTCTGTGGACTCTTTCTCTGAAGAGgacgaagaggaggaggagagagagagagaaagggagcgAGATATGGAGAGAGCAGTGGGAGTAGCAGGAGTCGCAGGAGGAGAGGTggggggaggaggagcaggTGGCGGATGTGGCAGACGCAAAAGGACTTTTTCCTCCAAACCTCAGAAGCAGCCGCCCGCCCCTGCAGTGCCCCCCCCCTCTCGTAGGCAGAAACAGAGACGCCCCCCCCAGACCACCGGAgcgccctccccctccccccgcgGCAACGGCAAGAGGAATGGGCAGCCAAAACCAG GGAAGCGAGGGGTGCAGAAGCGGCCGTGGTCAGAGGAGGAGCGCCGGGCGGTGGAGGGGCAGCTGGAGCGTAACATTCGGCTGCTGCGGGTCCCAGCGAAGGCAGAGTGTGAGGGTGTGCTGCAGCGCTGCCCCCTGCTGGCCAGCAACCAACGCGACTGGAGGGCCGTCAAGTTCTATGTGCACAACCGCATCCAGCTGATCAAGAGGCGCCTGACCCGGGGAGAGGGGGCAGGAGGAGGAGTGTAG
- the LOC136764431 gene encoding uncharacterized protein LOC136764431 isoform X2 translates to MAEALGSLFEYRDPPTLDSDGEAAKPAPPPARGRGRKQRKGIPVKVPERLVTEDDEDSLSEHSYSGAQCVGVGGLFPEGAGGPEAALPPPEIPYYMPDSLGNDMCVPELLEGVSGSGVGLVLRGGGLFHPPNCRVGEVRCGGGRGRLCVLALRDISKGEEITVDYSQIQHWSTLGFHSGVSPAGFDCNSDLENEGKKEDGRGGAPVSVSQYLPSWSLSPSSSTSHSTHSPPPAEQREGAGREEEEVEEREIVEEEEEVEERGKGRKRRRSLRKRQRKEESVTNNQHSNNHSAIRSTSTISGSSSLYPSSNTPPVLPAPPPPPLPPSSLSLWGSDSRRHRCLFCRRSYRKLGRHLERAHPYEQEVTRALAHRRGSRERAAILRELRVRGDCGSSAFPSSSSSSFPSSSTFSSSSSSFFPPPSSSSSSSFFSSSPFPSFASPSLQFRTDRERERLQSSHSFVQPLPTTSSSTSTHPSLPLSLSSSDFLPCSSCLALCPASELGQHQMNCPPVTAPWGKRRSLKSLEEEEGGRVEEEEEEEDDRERLRQRSTLVSVCPGGVGRRGKRGGGERGMEEEEEGQGEAVEEVEEAEAQGRERERDGAGGGETRGEEELFELREMGSPCSSSPSPPIQNPHQRPPAPPPPLSRPHLLPLLSDLSSLTRLLLSKQQAARAGLQQQQHLRQRHTNGGPAVPPSLAELWRSLCQSSLALLILFNRGREVEVSKLLVSAYQQRGPGREPASEGGGVAPERGTGRDTEVGEEGLSGFERAVLWDLPRAPVQGKRGKCLPLLFTPQMEQSLDLLIHTRAQVGVGDENPLVFARPFHSSSTPLRGGDVLRLLSRSSPARRPQNLTCLRLRPQIGLLSQLLWLSDGAGRGGGGGLVGSVLSSSPPSPSPPALLSRLQGYLDRECGVTHDLSALGHDPQLLGKLGRVLLSAERHGRLFRGLSLDHVCLELDVLSENSVDSFSEEDEEEEERERERERDMERAVGVAGVAGGEVGGGGAGGGCGRRKRTFSSKPQKQPPAPAVPPPSRRQKQRRPPQTTGAPSPSPRGNGKRNGQPKPGKRGVQKRPWSEEERRAVEGQLERNIRLLRVPAKAECEGVLQRCPLLASNQRDWRAVKFYVHNRIQLIKRRLTRGEGAGGGV, encoded by the exons ACGGGGCAGGAAACAGAGGAAGGGTATCCCAGTGAAGGTTCCAGAGAGACTAGTAACTGAGGACGACGAGGACAGCCTATCAGAGCACAGCTACTCTG GTGCTCAGTGTGTGGGAGTGGGTGGGCTGTTCCCTGAGGGGGCGGGGGGTCCGGAGGCTGCACTGCCCCCCCCAGAGATCCCCTACTACATGCCGGACAGCCTGGGGAACGACATgtg TGTGCCGGAGCTGCTGGAGGGGGTGTCAGGCTCGGGCGTGGGGCTGGTGCTGCGGGGGGGGGGCCTGTTCCACCCCCCCAACTGCCGTGTGGGCGAGGTGCGCTGTGGGGGGGGCCGGGGGCGGCTGTGTGTGCTGGCGCTCAGAGACATCTCCAAAGGCGAGGAGATCACTGTGGACTACAGCCAGATACAGCATTGGAGCACACTG GGGTTCCACAGTGGGGTGTCTCCAGCAGGCTTTGACTGCAACTCTGACCTAGAAAACGAAGGGaagaag GAGGACGGGCGGGGAGGGGCCCCAGTCTCCGTGTCTCAGTACCTGCcctcctggtctctctctccgtcctcctccacctcccacTCCACCCACAGCCCCCCCCCTGCcgagcagagagagggagcggggcgagaggaagaggaagtagaagagagagaaatagttgaagaggaggaggaggtagaGGAACGAGGTaaagggaggaagaggaggaggagcctgCGGAAGAGACAGAGGAAGGAGGAAAGTGTCACtaacaaccaacacagcaacAACCACAGTGCAATTAGGAGCACCAGCACCATCTCCGGCTCCTCCTCTCTCTACCCCTCCTCCAATACCCCTCCTGTCCTCCCTGCCCCTccacctccccctctccctccctcatccctctctctctggggcTCTGACAGCAGGAGGCACCGGTGTCTATTCTGCAGGAGAAGCTACAGGAAGCTGGGGCGGCACCTGGAGCGAGCCCACCCCTACGAACAGGAAGTGACACGTGCGCTGGCTCATCGCAGGGGCTCCCGGGAGCGGGCAGCCATCTTGAGGGAGCTGAGGGTCAGAGGGGACTGTGGCTCCAGTGcttttccctcctcctcctcctcctctttcccctcctcctccactttctcctcttcctcctcctcttttttccccccaccatcttcctcttcctcctcctccttcttctcctcctctccctttccctcctttgcctctccctctctgcagttcaggacagatagagagagggagaggctgCAGAGTTCCCACTCTTTCGTCCAGCCACTACCCActacctcctcctccacctccactcatccctctcttcccctctccctgTCCTCTTCTGACTTCCTGCCCTGCAGCTCCTGCCTGGCTCTCTGCCCTGCCTCCGAGCTGGGGCAGCACCAGATGAACTGCCCCCCTGTAACTGCCCCCTGGGGCAAGAGACGCAGTTTGAAAAGcctggaggaggaagaaggaggaagggtggaggaggaggaggaggaggaggatgatagagagagactgagacagaGGTCTACTTTGGTTTCTGTGTGTCCTGGAGGAGTTGGAAGAAGAGGAAAaaggggaggaggagagagagggatggaggaagaagaggaggggcagggggaagcagTAGAGGAGGTGGAGGAAGCGGAGGCgcaaggaagggagagagagagagacggggcaggaggaggagagacgAGAGGTGAAGAGGAGCTGTTTGAGCTGCGAGAGATGGGCAG cccctgctcctcctccccctccccccccattCAAAACCCCCACCAACGCCCTCCcgcacccccccctcccctctcccgCCCTCATCTCTTGCCCCTCCTCTCCGatctctcctctctcacccGCCTCCTCCTCTCCAAGCAGCAGGCAGCCAGAGCTGggctacagcagcagcagcacctgCGCCAACGCCACACCAACGGTGGCCCGGCAGTGCCCCCCTCCCTGGCCGAGCTGTGGCGCTCCCTGTGCCAGTCCAGCCTGGCTCTCCTCATCCTGTTCAACCGCGGCCGCGAAGTCGAAGTGTCCAAGCTTCTTGTCTCCGCCTACCAGCAGCGCGGGCCCGGCCGGGAGCCGGCAAGCGAGGGGGGCGGGGTGGCcccagagagagggacagggagggaCACAGAGGTGGGGGAGGAGGGGCTGTCAGGGTTTGAGAGAGCTGTGCTGTGGGATCTGCCCCGTGCCCCCGTCCAGGGCAAGAGGGGGAAGTGCCTGCCCCTGCTTTTCACCCCCCAGATGGAGCAGAGTTTGGATCTGTTGATACACACCAGGGCACAg gtGGGGGTGGGTGATGAAAACCCGCTGGTCTTCGCTCGGCCGTTCCACAGCTCTTCCACGCCGCTTCGGGGGGGTGACGTGCTGCGCCTGCTGTCCCGGTCCAGCCCAGCCCGGCGCCCCCAGAACCTCACCTGCCTGCGGCTGCGGCCCCAGATCGGCCTGCTGTCCCAGCTGCTCTGGCTGAGCGATGGAGCAGGgagaggcggaggaggaggactgGTAGGGAGTGTCCTCTCCTcgtctcctccctctccctcccccccggCCCTACTGTCGCGCCTGCAGGGGTACCTGGATCGGGAGTGTGGTGTGACCCATGACCTCTCGGCTCTGGGGCATGACCCCCAGCTGCTGGGCAAACTGGGTCGGGTCCTGCTGTCCGCCGAGAGACATGGGCGTCTGTTCAGAGGGCTGAGCTTGGACCACGTTTGTCTGGAGCTGGATg TGCTTTCGGAGAACTCTGTGGACTCTTTCTCTGAAGAGgacgaagaggaggaggagagagagagagaaagggagcgAGATATGGAGAGAGCAGTGGGAGTAGCAGGAGTCGCAGGAGGAGAGGTggggggaggaggagcaggTGGCGGATGTGGCAGACGCAAAAGGACTTTTTCCTCCAAACCTCAGAAGCAGCCGCCCGCCCCTGCAGTGCCCCCCCCCTCTCGTAGGCAGAAACAGAGACGCCCCCCCCAGACCACCGGAgcgccctccccctccccccgcgGCAACGGCAAGAGGAATGGGCAGCCAAAACCAG GGAAGCGAGGGGTGCAGAAGCGGCCGTGGTCAGAGGAGGAGCGCCGGGCGGTGGAGGGGCAGCTGGAGCGTAACATTCGGCTGCTGCGGGTCCCAGCGAAGGCAGAGTGTGAGGGTGTGCTGCAGCGCTGCCCCCTGCTGGCCAGCAACCAACGCGACTGGAGGGCCGTCAAGTTCTATGTGCACAACCGCATCCAGCTGATCAAGAGGCGCCTGACCCGGGGAGAGGGGGCAGGAGGAGGAGTGTAG
- the doc2g gene encoding double C2-like domains, gamma — protein sequence MSVQRSSKISIQEHMAINVCPGPIRPIQCISDFFPRFHTFPCPPPPPRPPPQPQEQGERGGQCEEEEEEEREKEKEKQREREREKESEGEGDEEGYDSDEATYLGCVEFTLLFDQESSSLTCHIIKAKGLKPMDSNGLADPYVKLHLLPGASKANKLRTKTLRNTLNPVWGETLTYHGITACDMSTRTLRLCVCDMDRLGRNELIGETLVPLKKLSAGETRRYNVCLERQQPGKKSGTVNVERGMALYEEEAVLTDSAADRGRVLLSLCYSSQQGALCVGLIRCVHLAAMDANGYSDPFVKVFLRPDLGKKSKYKTSVKKKTLNPEFNEEFVFQVSHEELAKRTLEVTVWDYDLGMSNDFIGGVQLGIDAKGEELKHWFECLKFKDKKVEYWHTLTNHNPESSD from the exons ATGAGTGTCCAGAGATCCTCTAAGATCAGTATCCAGGAGCACATGGCCATCAATGTGTGTCCCGGGCCCATCCGCCCCATACAGTGCATCTCCGACTTCTTCCCACGCTTCCACACCTTCCCCtgcccccctccacccccacgcccccccccccagcctcaggaacagggggagaggggggggcagtgtgaggaggaggaggaggaggagagggagaaggagaaggagaagcagagggagagagagagggagaaggagtctgagggagagggagacgaGGAGGGATACGATTCTGATGAAgcaa ctTACCTGGGCTGTGTGGAATTCACTCTACTGTTTGACCAGGAGAGCAGCTCCCTCACCTGCCACATCATCAAAGCCAAG ggcctGAAGCCGATGGACTCTAATGGTCTGGCTGATCCCTATGTCAAACTGCACCTCCTGCCTGGAGCCAGCAAG gctaaCAAGCTCCGCACGAAGACCCTGCGGAACACTCTGAACCCGGTGTGGGGAGAGACACTGACCTATCATGGCATCACAGCCTGTGACATGAGCACTCGGACACTGAG gctgtgtgtatgtgacatGGACCGGCTGGGCAGGAACGAGCTCATAGGAGAAACCCTGGTGCCTCTGAAGAAGCTGTCAGCTGGAGAGACACGCCGATATAATGTCTGCCTAGAGAGACAGCAGCCG GGGAAGAAGTCAGGCACAGTGAATGTGGAGCGAGGCATGGCGCTCTATGAGGAGGAG gcagtGCTCACCGACTCAGCAGCAGACAGGGGCAGAGTGCTGCTGTCTCTGTGCTACTCAAGTCAGCAGGGGGCGCTGTGTGTGGGGCTAATCCGCTGTGTGCACCTAGCCGCCATGGACGCCAATGGCTACTCCGATCCCTTCGTCAaggt gtTTCTGCGTCCTGACCTGGGTAAGAAGTCAAAGTACAAAACATCTGTGAAGAAGAAAACTCTCAATCCAGAGTTCAATGAG gagttTGTGTTCCAGGTATCTCACGAGGAGCTGGCAAAGAGGACCCTGGAGGTCACAGTGTGGGACTACGACCTCGGCATGAGCAACGACTTCATAg gaggtgTTCAGTTGGGTATTGATGCGAAGGGGGAAGAGCTGAAGCACTGGTTCGAGTGTCTAAAGTTCAAGGACAAGAAAGTGGAGTACTGGCACACGCTGACCAATCACAACCCAGAGAGCAGTGACTGA
- the LOC136764431 gene encoding uncharacterized protein LOC136764431 isoform X3 — MPDSLGNDMCVPELLEGVSGSGVGLVLRGGGLFHPPNCRVGEVRCGGGRGRLCVLALRDISKGEEITVDYSQIQHWSTLGFHSGVSPAGFDCNSDLENEGKKQEDGRGGAPVSVSQYLPSWSLSPSSSTSHSTHSPPPAEQREGAGREEEEVEEREIVEEEEEVEERGKGRKRRRSLRKRQRKEESVTNNQHSNNHSAIRSTSTISGSSSLYPSSNTPPVLPAPPPPPLPPSSLSLWGSDSRRHRCLFCRRSYRKLGRHLERAHPYEQEVTRALAHRRGSRERAAILRELRVRGDCGSSAFPSSSSSSFPSSSTFSSSSSSFFPPPSSSSSSSFFSSSPFPSFASPSLQFRTDRERERLQSSHSFVQPLPTTSSSTSTHPSLPLSLSSSDFLPCSSCLALCPASELGQHQMNCPPVTAPWGKRRSLKSLEEEEGGRVEEEEEEEDDRERLRQRSTLVSVCPGGVGRRGKRGGGERGMEEEEEGQGEAVEEVEEAEAQGRERERDGAGGGETRGEEELFELREMGSPCSSSPSPPIQNPHQRPPAPPPPLSRPHLLPLLSDLSSLTRLLLSKQQAARAGLQQQQHLRQRHTNGGPAVPPSLAELWRSLCQSSLALLILFNRGREVEVSKLLVSAYQQRGPGREPASEGGGVAPERGTGRDTEVGEEGLSGFERAVLWDLPRAPVQGKRGKCLPLLFTPQMEQSLDLLIHTRAQVGVGDENPLVFARPFHSSSTPLRGGDVLRLLSRSSPARRPQNLTCLRLRPQIGLLSQLLWLSDGAGRGGGGGLVGSVLSSSPPSPSPPALLSRLQGYLDRECGVTHDLSALGHDPQLLGKLGRVLLSAERHGRLFRGLSLDHVCLELDVLSENSVDSFSEEDEEEEERERERERDMERAVGVAGVAGGEVGGGGAGGGCGRRKRTFSSKPQKQPPAPAVPPPSRRQKQRRPPQTTGAPSPSPRGNGKRNGQPKPGKRGVQKRPWSEEERRAVEGQLERNIRLLRVPAKAECEGVLQRCPLLASNQRDWRAVKFYVHNRIQLIKRRLTRGEGAGGGV; from the exons ATGCCGGACAGCCTGGGGAACGACATgtg TGTGCCGGAGCTGCTGGAGGGGGTGTCAGGCTCGGGCGTGGGGCTGGTGCTGCGGGGGGGGGGCCTGTTCCACCCCCCCAACTGCCGTGTGGGCGAGGTGCGCTGTGGGGGGGGCCGGGGGCGGCTGTGTGTGCTGGCGCTCAGAGACATCTCCAAAGGCGAGGAGATCACTGTGGACTACAGCCAGATACAGCATTGGAGCACACTG GGGTTCCACAGTGGGGTGTCTCCAGCAGGCTTTGACTGCAACTCTGACCTAGAAAACGAAGGGaagaag CAGGAGGACGGGCGGGGAGGGGCCCCAGTCTCCGTGTCTCAGTACCTGCcctcctggtctctctctccgtcctcctccacctcccacTCCACCCACAGCCCCCCCCCTGCcgagcagagagagggagcggggcgagaggaagaggaagtagaagagagagaaatagttgaagaggaggaggaggtagaGGAACGAGGTaaagggaggaagaggaggaggagcctgCGGAAGAGACAGAGGAAGGAGGAAAGTGTCACtaacaaccaacacagcaacAACCACAGTGCAATTAGGAGCACCAGCACCATCTCCGGCTCCTCCTCTCTCTACCCCTCCTCCAATACCCCTCCTGTCCTCCCTGCCCCTccacctccccctctccctccctcatccctctctctctggggcTCTGACAGCAGGAGGCACCGGTGTCTATTCTGCAGGAGAAGCTACAGGAAGCTGGGGCGGCACCTGGAGCGAGCCCACCCCTACGAACAGGAAGTGACACGTGCGCTGGCTCATCGCAGGGGCTCCCGGGAGCGGGCAGCCATCTTGAGGGAGCTGAGGGTCAGAGGGGACTGTGGCTCCAGTGcttttccctcctcctcctcctcctctttcccctcctcctccactttctcctcttcctcctcctcttttttccccccaccatcttcctcttcctcctcctccttcttctcctcctctccctttccctcctttgcctctccctctctgcagttcaggacagatagagagagggagaggctgCAGAGTTCCCACTCTTTCGTCCAGCCACTACCCActacctcctcctccacctccactcatccctctcttcccctctccctgTCCTCTTCTGACTTCCTGCCCTGCAGCTCCTGCCTGGCTCTCTGCCCTGCCTCCGAGCTGGGGCAGCACCAGATGAACTGCCCCCCTGTAACTGCCCCCTGGGGCAAGAGACGCAGTTTGAAAAGcctggaggaggaagaaggaggaagggtggaggaggaggaggaggaggaggatgatagagagagactgagacagaGGTCTACTTTGGTTTCTGTGTGTCCTGGAGGAGTTGGAAGAAGAGGAAAaaggggaggaggagagagagggatggaggaagaagaggaggggcagggggaagcagTAGAGGAGGTGGAGGAAGCGGAGGCgcaaggaagggagagagagagagacggggcaggaggaggagagacgAGAGGTGAAGAGGAGCTGTTTGAGCTGCGAGAGATGGGCAG cccctgctcctcctccccctccccccccattCAAAACCCCCACCAACGCCCTCCcgcacccccccctcccctctcccgCCCTCATCTCTTGCCCCTCCTCTCCGatctctcctctctcacccGCCTCCTCCTCTCCAAGCAGCAGGCAGCCAGAGCTGggctacagcagcagcagcacctgCGCCAACGCCACACCAACGGTGGCCCGGCAGTGCCCCCCTCCCTGGCCGAGCTGTGGCGCTCCCTGTGCCAGTCCAGCCTGGCTCTCCTCATCCTGTTCAACCGCGGCCGCGAAGTCGAAGTGTCCAAGCTTCTTGTCTCCGCCTACCAGCAGCGCGGGCCCGGCCGGGAGCCGGCAAGCGAGGGGGGCGGGGTGGCcccagagagagggacagggagggaCACAGAGGTGGGGGAGGAGGGGCTGTCAGGGTTTGAGAGAGCTGTGCTGTGGGATCTGCCCCGTGCCCCCGTCCAGGGCAAGAGGGGGAAGTGCCTGCCCCTGCTTTTCACCCCCCAGATGGAGCAGAGTTTGGATCTGTTGATACACACCAGGGCACAg gtGGGGGTGGGTGATGAAAACCCGCTGGTCTTCGCTCGGCCGTTCCACAGCTCTTCCACGCCGCTTCGGGGGGGTGACGTGCTGCGCCTGCTGTCCCGGTCCAGCCCAGCCCGGCGCCCCCAGAACCTCACCTGCCTGCGGCTGCGGCCCCAGATCGGCCTGCTGTCCCAGCTGCTCTGGCTGAGCGATGGAGCAGGgagaggcggaggaggaggactgGTAGGGAGTGTCCTCTCCTcgtctcctccctctccctcccccccggCCCTACTGTCGCGCCTGCAGGGGTACCTGGATCGGGAGTGTGGTGTGACCCATGACCTCTCGGCTCTGGGGCATGACCCCCAGCTGCTGGGCAAACTGGGTCGGGTCCTGCTGTCCGCCGAGAGACATGGGCGTCTGTTCAGAGGGCTGAGCTTGGACCACGTTTGTCTGGAGCTGGATg TGCTTTCGGAGAACTCTGTGGACTCTTTCTCTGAAGAGgacgaagaggaggaggagagagagagagaaagggagcgAGATATGGAGAGAGCAGTGGGAGTAGCAGGAGTCGCAGGAGGAGAGGTggggggaggaggagcaggTGGCGGATGTGGCAGACGCAAAAGGACTTTTTCCTCCAAACCTCAGAAGCAGCCGCCCGCCCCTGCAGTGCCCCCCCCCTCTCGTAGGCAGAAACAGAGACGCCCCCCCCAGACCACCGGAgcgccctccccctccccccgcgGCAACGGCAAGAGGAATGGGCAGCCAAAACCAG GGAAGCGAGGGGTGCAGAAGCGGCCGTGGTCAGAGGAGGAGCGCCGGGCGGTGGAGGGGCAGCTGGAGCGTAACATTCGGCTGCTGCGGGTCCCAGCGAAGGCAGAGTGTGAGGGTGTGCTGCAGCGCTGCCCCCTGCTGGCCAGCAACCAACGCGACTGGAGGGCCGTCAAGTTCTATGTGCACAACCGCATCCAGCTGATCAAGAGGCGCCTGACCCGGGGAGAGGGGGCAGGAGGAGGAGTGTAG